The Astatotilapia calliptera chromosome 2, fAstCal1.2, whole genome shotgun sequence genome includes a window with the following:
- the cnot7 gene encoding CCR4-NOT transcription complex subunit 7, producing the protein MIFFGTAVGWCTAQTPLCYFHSGTMPAATVDHSQRICEVWANNLEEELKRIRHVIRKYNYIAMDTEFPGVVARPIGEFRSNADYQYQLLRCNVDLLKIIQLGLTFMNEQGDYPPGTSTWQFNFKFNLTEDMYAQDSIELLTTSGIQFKKHEDEGIETLYFAELLMTSGVVLCDGVKWLSFHSGYDFGYLIKILSNANLPEEEVDFFEILRLYFPVIYDVKYLMKSCKNLKGGLQEVAEQLELERIGPQHQAGSDSLLTGMAFFKMREMFFEDHIDDAKYCGHLYGLGSGSAYVQNGTGNAYEEEANKQQS; encoded by the exons ATGATTTTCTTCGGCACAGCTGTCGGGTGGTGTACTGCACAAACTCCTTTATGCTACTTCCACAG TGGCACTATGCCCGCAGCTACTGTGGATCACAGCCAAAGAATATGTGAGGTTTGGGCCaacaacctggaggaggagctgaagaGGATACGACATGTCATTCGAAAGTACAACTACATTGCTATG GACACGGAGTTTCCAGGTGTTGTAGCCAGACCGATCGGAGAGTTCAGAAGCAACGCTGACTATCAGTACCAATTGCTGCGCTGCAATGTGGATTTGCTCAAGATAATACAGCTGGGCCTCACATTTATGAACGAGCAGGGGGACTACCCACCCGGGACGTCAACGTGGCAGTTCAATTTTAAGTTTAACCTCAC AGAAGATATGTATGCACAGGACTCCATTGAGCTCCTGACCACTTCAGGGATTCAGTTCAAGAAGCACGAGGACGAAGGCATTGAGACGCTTTACTTTGCAGagttgctgatgacatcaggtGTGGTGCTCTGCGACGGAGTCAAGTGGCTGTCTTTTCACAG tgGCTATGACTTTGGATACCTGATTAAGATTCTGTCCAACGCTAACCTTCCTGAGGAGGAGGTGGACTTCTTTGAGATTCTTCGCCTGTACTTCCCAGTCATTTACGATGTCAAGTACCTCATGAAGAGCTGTAAAAACCTGAAG GGTGGGCTTCAGGAAGTAGCTGAGCAACTAGAGCTGGAGAGGATTGGACCACAACATCAGGCTGGTTCGGACTCTTTGCTCACAGGCATGGCTTTCTTCAAGATGAGAGAG ATGTTCTTTGAGGATCATATCGACGATGCAAAGTACTGTGGTCACTTGTACGGGCTCGGCTCAGGCTCCGCCTATGTCCAGAACGGAACCGGAAACGCCTATGAAGAAGAGGCTAACAAGCAGCAGTCGTGA
- the LOC113028278 gene encoding uncharacterized protein LOC113028278, translated as MSQEDHHFMEFVSSSTRLTDGHYSISLPTKKSCVQMPNNRSAVLQRALSLQRKLKRNPALHEEYTAFMSDMLSKGYAVEVPTTQLNRKDGKQWYIPHHGVYHPQKKKLRVVFDCAASYQGVSLNSELLQGPDLTNSLNGVLTRFRQESIAFTADIEAMYHQVCVPDDDADLQRFLWWPAGDLNRDIAEYRMMVHIFGATSSPSCANYALRRTAEENRSKSSPEAVSTVLENFYVDDCLKSVATETQGMELYTDLTELCSGGGFHLTKWTSNSRALLSFIPEHERAKDVRDLNLNHDLLPMERALGVLWCPESDAFKFRINIKERPVTRRGILSVTSSIYDPLGFLSPGTLPAKMILQQLCREGLAWDDEIPEQLSHKWNKWLQELCQLSEVTVPRCVRPLDFGPVATAQLHHFSDGSESGYGTASYLRMTSNDGRVHCTLMMGKSRVAPLKQTTIPRIELTAAMVAAKTDKMLRTELQMNLLESTFWTDSTTVLKYIENENLRFKTFVANRVAVIRELTNPQQWRYVGTAINPADCASRGLAPSKLMKNLSWFHGPAFLKTPERQWPERPDKERIDKDDSEVRHATMVHLTNAAENVHTLNKLINHYSSWHRVKRAVAWMIKLKDLLLRRCEKRKETYVKQKEQDNESMQTTLTLKDLVQAETEIIKFCQSQQFQEEITMLKKGKCVTKTSHLRKLDPVMQDGVLRVGGRLAAAGMPEHVKHPVIIPKGSHITTLILQDIHEKIGHCGRLYMLSRLRQKYWIPSANSEVRKFLSRCVICRKTRGKPLEQKMADLPEDRLLPDEPPFSNVGVDYFGPFNVKHGRSTVKRYGVVFTCLTTRAVHIEIAHTLDTDSCLNAIRRFVCRRGQVSVMRSDNGTNLVAAERELREAIQEWNQSKILDCLMQKGIQWVFNPPAGSHFGGIWERQIRTVRKVLRSILKEQLVNDEGLLTLMCEVESVLNDRPLTTVTDDPTDLEPLTPNHLLLMKKKPGLPPGLFRKEDSYSRRRWKQVQYLADLFWKRWVREYLPMLQERQKWTQVRRNVTVGDIVMVVDESAPRSSWMLGRVLRVIPDAKGLVRRVIIKTKTNTLERPIDKLCLICENVM; from the coding sequence ATGTCTCAAGAGGACCACCACTTTATGGAGTTTGTGTCAAGCTCTACTCGTCTCACTGATGGACACTATTCCATAAGTCTTCCTACGAAGAAGTCGTGCGTTCAGATGCCGAACAATCGAAGTGCAGTGTTACAGCGTGCACTGAGCCTTCAGCGCAAGCTGAAGAGGAATCCTGCACTCCATGAAGAATACACTGCCTTCATGAGTGACATGTTGAGCAAGGGATATGCCGTTGAGGTTCCAACTACACAGTTAAACCGCAAGGATGGAAAACAGTGGTATATTCCCCACCATGGGGTATACcatccacaaaaaaagaagctgaggGTGGTCTTTGACTGCGCTGCCAGCTACCAAGGAGTTTCACTGAATAGTGAACTTCTACAAGGGCCAGATTTAACAAACTCATTGAACGGAGTGCTGACACGGTTCAGGCAAGAGTCTATAGCCTTTACAGCAGATATTGAAGCAATGTACCATCAGGTGTGTGTCCCGGATGACGATGCTGACCTGCAGCGCTTTCTGTGGTGGCCAGCAGGGGACCTCAATCGAGACATTGCTGAGTACAGGATGATGGTGCATATCTTCGGTGCGACTTCTTCTCCCAGTTGTGCCAACTATGCACTGCGAAGAACAGCAGAGGAGAACCGCAGCAAATCATCACCTGAAGCTGTAAGCACAGTTCTGGAAAATTTTTATGTTGACGACTGCTTGAAGTCTGTTGCCACGGAAACTCAAGGTATGGAGTTATACACAGACCTCACTGAATTGTGTTCTGGTGGAGGATTTCACCTAACGAAATGGACAAGCAACAGTCGTGCCTTGCTCTCATTCATCCCTGAGCATGAGAGAGCCAAAGATGTCAGAGACCTGAACTTGAACCATGACCTGCTGCCTATGGAACGTGCTTTAGGAGTTCTATGGTGCCCTGAGTCTGACGCATTCAAGTTCAGGATTAACATCAAAGAAAGACCTGTGACGAGACGTGGAATACTTTCCGTCACCAGCTCCATCTACGACCCACTGGGATTCCTTTCCCCAGGAACTCTCCCTGCAAAAATGATCTTGCAGCAGTTATGCAGGGAGGGTCTTGCTTGGGATGATGAGATCCCAGAACAGCTCAGTCATAAGTGGAACAAGTGGTTACAAGAGCTGTGCCAGCTGTCAGAGGTAACCGTACCCAGGTGTGTGAGACCATTGGACTTCGGTCCTGTCGCAACAGCACAGCTCCACCATTTTTCTGATGGGAGCGAAAGTGGATATGGAACAGCATCATACTTGAGGATGACCAGCAATGACGGACGGGTTCACTGTACGTTAATGATGGGAAAATCCCGTGTGGCGCCCCTGAAGCAAACCACTATTCCACGAATAGAGTTGACTGCAGCTATGGTTGCtgcaaagacagacaaaatgttAAGAACGGAGCTTCAGATGAATCTTCTTGAATCTACATTCTGGACTGACAGCACAACTGTGTTGAAGTATATTGAAAATGAAAACCTTCGCTTCAAGACATTCGTGGCCAATCGCGTTGCGGTCATTAGAGAGCTAACAAATCCCCAGCAGTGGAGGTACGTTGGTACAGCAATCAATCCAGCTGATTGTGCATCCAGAGGGCTTGCACCATCTAAGCTCATGAAGAATCTAAGCTGGTTCCACGGCCCAGCTTTCCTGAAAACCCCAGAAAGACAGTGGCCAGAAAGACCTGACAAGGAAAGGATTGATAAAGATGACAGCGAAGTGAGGCATGCAACCATGGTACATCtcacaaatgcagctgagaatgttcACACGTTGAACAAGCTGATCAATCACTATTCCAGCTGGCATCGAGTGAAGAGAGCTGTGGCATGGATGATCAAACTCAAAGACTTACTGCTACGACGatgtgaaaaaaggaaagagacgTACGttaaacagaaagaacaagACAACGAATCAATGCAGACAACACTTACCCTGAAAGATCTGGTGCAAGCTGAGACAGAGATCATCAAGTTCTGTCAAAGTCAACAATTCCAAGAAGAGATCACCATGTTAAAGAAAGGCAAGTGTGTGACAAAGACTAGTCACTTGAGGAAACTTGATCCCGTGATGCAGGACGGAGTTTTGAGAGTTGGTGGTCGCCTCGCAGCTGCTGGGATGCCAGAACATGTGAAGCACCCAGTCATTATCCCAAAGGGCTCACATATCACCACACTGATCTTGCAGGATATACATGAGAAGATTGGGCACTGTGGAAGACTGTATATGCTTTCACGGCTGCGACAGAAGTATTGGATTCCATCCGCTAACTCAGAAGTGAGGAAGTTTCTGTCAAGGTGCGTAATCTGCAGGAAAACTAGAGGCAAACCACtggaacagaagatggcagattTGCCAGAGGATAGGCTTCTACCTGATGAACCCCCCTTTTCTAATGTTGGGGTGGATTACTTTGGACCGTTTAATGTGAAGCATGGCCGTAGCACAGTAAAAAGGTATGGTGTGGTGTTTACCTGCCTTACAACAAGAGCAGTGCACATTGAAATTGCGCACACTTTGGACACTGATTCATGTCTGAACGCCATCAGACGCTTTGTGTGTAGAAGAGGTCAGGTATCTGTCATGCGTTCAGATAATGGCACCAACCTAGTTGCTGCTGAACGGGAGTTACGCGAAGCCATTCAAGAGTGGAATCAGTCAAAGATTCTAGATTGTCTCATGCAAAAGGGAATCCAGTGGGTATTTAACCCACCCGCTGGTTCTCACTTTGGAGGGATATGGGAAAGGCAGATTAGAACCGTGAGGAAGGTCCTGAGGTCTATACTGAAGGAACAGTTGGTCAATGATGAAGGTTTACTGACACTAATGTGTGAAGTGGAGTCAGTACTAAATGACAGACCGCTGACTACAGTAACAGATGATCCAACAGACCTGGAACCACTGACGCCTAACCACTTGCTACTAATGAAGAAAAAGCCGGGTTTGCCTCCTGGACTTTTCAGAAAGGAAGATTCATACTCCCGCCGCCGTTGGAAGCAAGTGCAATATCTTGCTGACTTGTTTTGGAAGAGGTGGGTGCGCGAGTATTTGCCTATGCTTCAAGAGCGTCAAAAGTGGACTCAGGTCAGAAGAAATGTAACTGTGGGGGACATTGTAATGGTGGTCGACGAGTCAGCGCCAAGAAGCTCGTGGATGTTGGGGAGAGTTCTTCGTGTCATTCCAGATGCTAAGGGTCTGGTGCGGCGTGTGATCATCAAGACAAAGACTAACACCTTAGAAAGACCCATTGACAAGCTATGCTTGATCTGTGAGAATGTCATGTAA